The proteins below come from a single Streptomyces tubercidicus genomic window:
- a CDS encoding c-type cytochrome, which yields MKKLSARRRHPLAALVVLLFALAVTGGLYAAFAPADKAQADDTAQSLAIKEGKKLFAVGCASCHGTGGQGTSDGPSLVGVGAAAVDFQVGTGRMPAQQPGAQVPRKKNIYTNAQIDQLSAYVASLGAGPTVPDKEQYSPDGADIGKGGELFRTNCAQCHNFTGKGGALTNGKYAPTLEGVDPKHIYEAMETGPQNMPSFGDGSLSKQNKKDIIAYLGAVNGDESESPGGLDLGGLGPVSEGLFGYIFGLGALIAVAIWVAARTTKAKKS from the coding sequence GTGAAAAAGCTCTCCGCACGACGGCGCCATCCGCTGGCGGCGCTCGTCGTCCTACTCTTCGCGCTGGCGGTCACTGGGGGGCTGTACGCCGCGTTCGCGCCGGCGGACAAGGCTCAGGCCGATGACACCGCCCAGTCTCTTGCCATCAAGGAGGGCAAGAAGCTCTTCGCCGTGGGCTGCGCCAGCTGCCACGGCACCGGCGGTCAGGGCACCTCCGACGGCCCCAGCCTGGTCGGCGTCGGCGCCGCAGCCGTGGACTTCCAGGTGGGCACCGGCCGTATGCCGGCCCAGCAGCCCGGCGCCCAGGTGCCGCGGAAGAAGAACATCTACACCAACGCCCAGATCGACCAGCTTTCGGCCTACGTCGCCTCGCTGGGCGCCGGCCCGACCGTGCCGGACAAGGAGCAGTACAGCCCCGACGGTGCCGACATCGGCAAGGGCGGCGAGCTGTTCCGCACCAACTGCGCGCAGTGCCACAACTTCACCGGTAAGGGCGGCGCCCTGACCAACGGCAAGTACGCACCGACGCTTGAGGGCGTGGACCCGAAGCACATCTACGAGGCCATGGAGACCGGCCCGCAGAACATGCCCTCCTTCGGTGACGGTTCGCTGTCGAAGCAGAACAAGAAGGACATCATCGCGTACCTCGGCGCCGTCAACGGCGATGAATCCGAGAGCCCCGGCGGCCTTGACCTCGGCGGTCTCGGTCCGGTCAGTGAGGGTCTCTTCGGCTACATCTTCGGCCTGGGCGCGCTGATCGCGGTCGCCATCTGGGTCGCAGCCCGGACTACGAAGGCCAAGAAGTCATGA
- a CDS encoding ubiquinol-cytochrome c reductase iron-sulfur subunit, translating to MTTADNPFADPGLPPHEHRAQDIDERAAQRSERTVAMLFVVSMIATVGFIASYVAIPIEKNVYIWPLGNISALNFALGLTLGAALFCIGAGAVHWARTLMSDEEVADERHPIEAPPEVKAKVMADFAQGAKESQVGRRKLIRNTMFGALALVPLSGVVLLRDLGPLPGNKLRTTGWKKGVRLVNQSTNLPLRPEDIAVGSLTFAKPEGLEEDQEDFPQKIAKDALMLVRIQPQNIKDKHELSWSHEGIVAYSKICTHVGCPISLYEQQTHHVLCPCHQSTFDLSDGGRVIFGPAGHALPQLHITEKDGFLEAASGFEEPVGPSFWERG from the coding sequence GTGACCACGGCGGACAACCCGTTCGCCGACCCGGGTCTGCCGCCCCACGAGCACCGCGCGCAGGACATCGACGAACGTGCCGCCCAGCGCTCCGAGCGCACCGTGGCGATGCTCTTCGTCGTGTCCATGATCGCGACGGTCGGCTTCATCGCCTCCTACGTGGCGATCCCGATCGAGAAGAACGTCTACATCTGGCCGCTCGGGAACATCAGCGCGCTGAACTTCGCGCTCGGTCTGACGCTCGGTGCGGCGCTCTTCTGCATCGGCGCCGGCGCGGTCCACTGGGCCCGCACGCTGATGTCGGACGAGGAGGTCGCCGACGAGCGCCACCCGATCGAGGCCCCGCCCGAGGTCAAGGCCAAGGTCATGGCGGACTTCGCCCAGGGGGCGAAGGAGTCGCAGGTCGGCCGGCGCAAGCTGATCCGCAACACCATGTTCGGCGCGCTGGCCCTGGTGCCGCTCTCCGGCGTCGTGCTGCTGCGTGACCTCGGTCCGCTGCCCGGGAACAAGCTGCGCACCACGGGCTGGAAGAAGGGCGTCCGGCTGGTCAACCAGTCGACCAACCTTCCGCTGCGTCCCGAGGACATCGCGGTCGGCTCGCTGACCTTCGCCAAGCCCGAGGGCCTGGAGGAGGACCAGGAGGACTTCCCCCAGAAGATCGCCAAGGACGCCCTGATGCTCGTGCGGATCCAGCCGCAGAACATCAAGGACAAGCACGAACTCTCCTGGTCGCACGAGGGCATCGTGGCGTACTCGAAGATCTGCACCCACGTGGGTTGCCCGATCAGCCTGTACGAGCAGCAGACGCACCACGTGCTCTGCCCCTGCCACCAGTCGACGTTCGACCTCTCTGACGGTGGTCGGGTGATCTTCGGTCCGGCCGGACACGCCCTGCCGCAGCTGCACATCACAGAGAAGGACGGCTTCCTGGAGGCCGCAAGCGGCTTCGAGGAGCCCGTCGGCCCGAGCTTCTGGGAGCGCGGATGA